A stretch of the Carassius carassius chromosome 6, fCarCar2.1, whole genome shotgun sequence genome encodes the following:
- the LOC132142541 gene encoding mothers against decapentaplegic homolog 1-like has protein sequence MNVTSLFSFTSPAVKRLLGWKQGDEEEKWAEKAVDALVKKLKKKKGAMEELERALSSPGQPSNCVTIPRSLDGRLQVSHRKGLPHVIYCRVWRWPDLQSHHELKALECCEFPFGSKQKDVCINPYHYKRVDSPVLPPVLVPRNSEFNPKLSMLPRFHNPLHQTEPHMPQNATFPDSFQQQPANALPFTPNSPTNSYPNSPNSGTGSTATFPHSPSSSDPGSPFQMPETPPPAYMPPEEPMTKGCPQPMDTNLLAQNLPVELSNQPDVQPVAYAEPKHWCSIVYYELNNRVGEAFQASSTSVLVDGFTDPSNNRNRFCLGLLSNVNRNSTIENTRRHIGKGVHLYYVGGEVYAECLSDSSIFVQSRNCNYHHGFHPTTVCKIPSRCSLKIFNNQEFAELLAQSVNHGFEAVYELTKMCTIRMSFVKGWGAEYHRQDVTSTPCWIEIHLHGPLQWLDKVLTQMGSPHNPISSVS, from the exons ATGAACGTCACGTCTCTCTTCTCCTTCACCAGCCCGGCAGTCAAACGACTGCTGGGCTGGAAGCAAGGCGATGAAGAAGAGAAGTGGGCAGAGAAGGCTGTGGATGCTCTGGTCAAGAAGCTGAAGAAGAAGAAGGGTGCTATGGAGGAGCTGGAGAGGGCACTCAGCTCCCCCGGTCAGCCAAGCAACTGTGTCACTATCCCCCGCTCGCTGGACGGAAGGCTCCAGGTGTCACACCGGAAAGGGCTGCCTCACGTCATCTACTGCCGCGTATGGCGTTGGCCTGACCTGCAGTCACACCATGAGCTCAAGGCCCTGGAGTGTTGTGAGTTTCCCTTTGGATCTAAGCAGAAAGATGTGTGCATCAATCCCTATCACTACAAGAGGGTGGACAGTCCAG TGCTGCCACCTGTGCTGGTGCCACGAAACAGCGAGTTCAATCCTAAACTCTCTATGCTGCCACGCTTCCATAACCCACTCCATCAGACAGAACCCCATATGCCTCAGAACGCCACCTTCCCTGACTCCTTTCAACAGCAGCCAGCGAACGCCCTTCCCTTCACACCCAACTCCCCCACCAACAGCTACCCCAACTCGCCCAACAGTGGCACAGGCAGTACAGCCACCTTCCCCCATTCACCGTCCAGCTCAGACCCAGGCAGCCCTTTTCAGATGCCAG AAACCCCTCCACCTGCATATATGCCCCCAGAGGAGCCAATGACAAAGGGATGTCCGCAGCCAATGGACACTAACCTGCTGGCTCAAAACCTGCCAGTGGAGCTCAGCAACCAACCAG ATGTTCAGCCTGTGGCATATGCGGAACCCAAACACTGGTGCTCCATTGTGTACTATGAGCTGAATAATCGTGTGGGAGAGGCTTTCCAGGCCTCCTCAACCAGTGTACTGGTGGATGGCTTTACCGACCCCTCCAACAACCGGAACCGTTTCTGCCTTGGTCTCCTGTCGAATGTCAACCGCAACTCGACCATTGAGAACACTCGACGCCACATCGGAAAAG GAGTCCATTTGTACTATGTGGGAGGGGAGGTATACGCTGAATGTTTGAGTGACAGCAGTATCTTTGTCCAGAGCCGCAACTGCAACTATCACCATGGTTTCCACCCCACCACCGTATGCAAGATCCCCAGTCGCTGCAGCCTAAAGATCTTCAACAACCAGGAGTTTGCCGAGCTCTTGGCACAGTCCGTCAATCACGGTTTTGAAGCCGTCTATGAACTCACCAAGATGTGCACCATCCGCATGAGCTTTGTAAAG GGTTGGGGTGCAGAGTATCATCGACAGGATGTGACAAGCACCCCATGCTGGATTGAGATTCATCTTCACGGGCCCCTGCAGTGGCTGGATAAAGTCCTAACCCAGATGGGCTCTCCTCACAACCCCATTTCCTCCGTGTCCTAG